The Planctomycetaceae bacterium nucleotide sequence GGCAGCATGATCATCGGCGCCCAGTCGGTGCCTCCGTCTTTTTGAAACGCTCCCGCGAGTAAAGCGGCAATTCCTCCGATCATCGTGGCGGCGCCGATGGTGACGAAGAGCCCGCCGAACAGCTTGGCCCCGGCCGTCAGGCGGAACTCCAGCCGATGAGGCCCGGCAGCCCGGAGCTTGTGCGTGCGGAAGTTCGTCCCGCCGCCTTTGGCGGGCGTCCAGTCGATCTGAGCGGCCAGGGGGTCGTTGAATAATTCCGCCGGCGCCACGCGCGGCTGGTTCGCCTGCTGGATCAGATCCTTCACCTTGTTGACCAGGTTTTCGAACATGAGCGTTTCCCTGACCCAACAACCGCGCGGGGCAAGCCCCGCCGCTAACAAAACTGTTAGTCCTCGAACTTCAATATCCCAAACTGCCGCGGGATGTGGAACGCCGGGGCCTTCCAGACGATCGGCGACCAGGTCAGCCAGTGCGGGCGGCTGGTCTCGTCGGCGCACTTGTAGAAGTTGGCCCGCCAGGTGACGCCCTTGGCCGGGCGCAGAAATTTCCCGTTGCTGTGTTTAGCCATCGTCTCGATGGGCAGGCGATACTCCAGCGTCCAGACGGTGGGGCCGACCATTTCCTTTTCGATGGGGCCTTTGAGCGACGAGGCGATCTCCACCGTCGCCAAGTCGTCGGCCGCCAGCATCACTGCAGGTTTGCCGGCTGGGTGCGCGGAGAGCCACATCACGCCGGTGGCGCTCATCTCCAGGTTGTAATAGCCGTACTGCTGCCAGTCCTCGCCGGGGGTGAAGAAGAACTCGGCGCAGCTATCGAGGCAGACGGGCTCCTGATGCTTGGCGCGCTTGGCCAGCACGTAGTGGTCTTCGACGAGCCAGATGATGTAGAGGTTCTTGTCGTCCCAGAGCATCTTGGCCTGCACGCGCGGGGCGAAGGCGGGCTTGTCGCCCATGTAGTATTCCAGCGTGACGGCTGGGACGTCTTTCCAGACGTCCTTGTTCCAGTCGGCGTCGATCTTGACCGGTCCCTTGGGCCGGTGGATCACGTGCGTCAGCAGTTTTCGCACTGCGGGCTTGGGGTCGATGCCGATCGCGGGTTTGGAGGCGGCGGGTTGGGTTTGGGGCATGGATTTTTCCTTTGCGGTATCGCTGGCGGTCAGCACGCACGCCCAGGCGCCCAGCGTCACGGCGGCGGCGATACAGATAAGCATGGTACGTTTCATTGCTGCTCCTTCGTCTGGGGCGGATTATATCACGACGGCGACGATGATACGCCTGTTCGATCAGGGAAACAACCGCGTCGAGCAAGCTCGACCGCTAACATTGCCTCCGTTGATTTTTACTCAAATTTTCTCAGCGTCCTCAGCGACCTCAGCGGCTAATTTCACATCCCCCGAACACCGAGGCCGGCGCCGCCGTAGGGAGGCTGTATATGATGATGGGAACAAGTGAGGCTTGACAGTGCATCGGGGCGGGAGGGTATAAAGGTTCAGGTTCTCCGGCCGGCGTGCCGATGACAGCGGTGCTTCAGGTATTCATGGCGACACAAAAAAAGACAACTAAACGAACCCCACGCAAGGCCGCCCCGCGGTCCACCGGTGGCGGCAG carries:
- a CDS encoding carbohydrate-binding family 9-like protein; this encodes MKRTMLICIAAAVTLGAWACVLTASDTAKEKSMPQTQPAASKPAIGIDPKPAVRKLLTHVIHRPKGPVKIDADWNKDVWKDVPAVTLEYYMGDKPAFAPRVQAKMLWDDKNLYIIWLVEDHYVLAKRAKHQEPVCLDSCAEFFFTPGEDWQQYGYYNLEMSATGVMWLSAHPAGKPAVMLAADDLATVEIASSLKGPIEKEMVGPTVWTLEYRLPIETMAKHSNGKFLRPAKGVTWRANFYKCADETSRPHWLTWSPIVWKAPAFHIPRQFGILKFED